A DNA window from Coffea arabica cultivar ET-39 chromosome 6c, Coffea Arabica ET-39 HiFi, whole genome shotgun sequence contains the following coding sequences:
- the LOC140008308 gene encoding uncharacterized protein isoform X1: MVKAYLRYEPAASFGVIVSGDSNIAYDSTGKLLLAAALEKVGVWHVRQGVCGKTLAPALSSTSRGPALAVTSIAASPSPSLVASGYADGSIRIWDSEKGTCETTLNGHKGAVTALRYNRLGSLLASGSKDNDIILWDVVGEAGLFRLRGHRDQVTDLVFLDSGKKLVSSSKDKFLRVWDLDTQHCMQIISGHHSEIWSIDIDPEERYLVTGSTDPELRFYMIKHDFTRQEPLASEKKTVTSDKETSYENKWEVLKQFGEIQRQSKDRVATLRFNKSGNLLACQVAGKTVEIFRVLDESESKRKAKRRIHRKKEKKALKGAVEMENGDANVVAEDGSCPVVTVPDVFKLLQTLRASKKISSISFSPISSKSSLATLALSLNNNLLEIYSIESSSTTRTSTIELQGHRSDVRSVTLSSDNTLLMSTSHSAIKIWNPSTGSCLRTIDSGYGLCGLFVPGNKYAVIGTKGGTIEIVDVRSGTCVEVVEAHGGSVQSIASTPDGSGFITGSADHDVKFWEYQTIRKPGQDAKHLTVSPTRNLKMNDDVLVVAVSSDGKHIALALLDCTVKVFFMDSLKFFISLYGHKLPVLCMDISADGDLLVSGSADKNLKIWGLDFGDCHKSLFAHADSVMAVKFVRNTHYMFSVGKDRLVKYWDADKFELLLTLEGHHAEVWCLSVSNRGDYLVTGSHDRSIRRWDRTEEPFFIEEEKEKRLEEMFESDIDNPFENRYAPKEELPEDGATAIAGKKTQETLTATDSIIDALDMAEAELKRITEHEEEISMGRNADLRPNILLLGLSPSEYVLRALSNVHTNDLEQTLMALPFSDALKLLSYLKDWASIPDKIELVCRVATVLLQLHHYQLISTVAARPILTHLKDILHARVRECKDTLGFNLAAMDHLKQLMAQRSEALFMDAKARLLEIRSQYARRFEARSETKTEKRKRKKQKKSDSEHVWS, encoded by the exons ATGGTGAAGGCGTACTTGAGGTACGAGCCGGCCGCATCTTTCGGGGTGATTGTGTCGGGGGACTCAAACATCGCTTACGACAGCACCGGCAAGCTCTTGCTGGCAGCGGCTTTGGAGAAAGTCGGCGTGTGGCATGTCCGCCAGGGAGTGTGTGGCAAAACTCTAGCTCCTGCGCTTTCCTCGACCTCCCGCGGCCCCGCTCTAGCAGTTACCTCTATCGCTGCCTCCCCTTCTCCTTCTCTT GTAGCAAGTGGATATGCTGATGGTAGCATAAGAATATGGGATTCTGAAAAAGGAACATGTGAAACCACATTGAACGGACATAAAGGAGCTGTAACAGCCCTTCGCTACAACAGACTTGGATCTTTGCTTGCATCTGGGAGCAAGGATAATGACATTATTTTGTGGGATGTGGTTGGGGAGGCTGGGCTTTTTCGCCTTCGTGGTCACCGTGATCAG GTTACAGACCTTGTTTTCTTGGATTCTGGTAAAAAACTGGTTAGTTCATCTAAGGACAAGTTTTTGAGAGTTTGGGATCTGGATACACAACATTGTATGCAGATTATTAGCGGGCATCATAGTGAAATCTGGTCCATAGACATTGATCCTGAGGAGAGATATCTTGTCACTGGATCTACGGACCCTGAACTCCGCTTTTACATGATAAAGCATGATTTTACTAGACAAGAACCTTTGGCATCTGAAAAGAAAACTGTGACAAGTGATAAAGAGACCTCATATGAAAATAAATGGGAAGTCCTGAAGCAGTTTGGTGAAATTCAGCGACAGAGCAAGGACAGAGTTGCTACCTTGAGATTTAATAAGTCCGGAAATCTATTGGCATGTCAAGTTGCAGGAAAGACAGTGGAGATATTCCGTGTACTGGATGAGTCTGAATCTAAGCGTAAAGCAAAGAGGAGAATTCAtagaaagaaggagaaaaaagcTTTAAAAGGGGCAGTTGAGATGGAGAATGGTGATGCAAATGTCGTAGCAGAAGATGGAAGCTGTCCGGTTGTTACCGTCCCTGATGTATTTAAGCTTCTTCAAACTTTACGAGCTAGTAAGAAGATATCATCTATTTCTTTCTCTCCTATTAGCTCGAAGAGCTCACTGGCCACTTTAGCGTTGTCTTTGAATAATAACCTATTGGAAATTTATTCAATTGAAAGCAGTTCAACTACAAGAACTAGCACTATTGAGCTCCAAGGACATCGTTCTGACGTTAGGAGTGTCACACTTAGCTCTGACAACACTCTTTTGATGTCAACAAGTCATAGTGCAATCAAGATATGGAACCCCAGTACTGGTTCTTGCCTTCGTACTATTGATTCAGGATATGGACTATGTGGTCTTTTTGTTCCTGGTAACAAGTATGCAGTTATTGGTACAAAGGGTGGAACAATAGAAATTGTTGATGTACGAAGTGGTACATGTGTGGAGGTAGTTGAGGCGCATGGTGGTTCTGTTCAATCAATTGCTTCGACTCCAGATGGGAGTGGTTTTATTACTGGGAGTGCGGATCACGATGTTAAGTTCTGGGAGTACCAAACTATACGAAAACCTGGTCAA GATGCCAAGCATTTGACTGTATCTCCTACAAGGAACTTGAAAATGAATGATGATGTTCTTGTGGTGGCTGTCAGCAGTGATGGTAAACACATTGCTCTTGCCCTGTTGGACTGCACAGTTAAG GTATTTTTTATGGATTccctcaaatttttcatttcacTCTACGGTCACAAGCTTCCTGTGCTCTGCATGGATATTTCGGCTGATGGAGATCTACTTGTGAGTGGATCTGCagacaaaaatttgaaaatttggggATTGGATTTTGGTGACTGCCATAAGTCTCTTTTTGCTCATGCAGATAG TGTTATGGCAGTCAAATTTGTTCGCAATACCCATTACATGTTCAGTGTTGGGAAAGATCGTCTTGTGAAATACTGGGATGCTGACAAGTTTGAGTTACTTCTGACTCTTGAGGGTCACCATGCTGAGGTTTGGTGTCTTTCCGTCAGCAACCGTGGTGATTATCTTGTAACTGGATCCCATGACCGCTCCATACGGCGTTGGGATCGGACTGAAGAACCATTTTTCATTGAG gaagaaaaagaaaaacggtTGGAGGAGATGTTTGAATCTGACATTGACAACCCATTTGAGAACAGATATGCTCCAAAGGAAGAACTACCAGAAGATGGAGCAACAGCAATAGCAGGGAAGAAAACTCAAGAAACTTTGACTGCCACAGACTCCATTATTGATGCACTAGACATGGCTGAGGCAGAGCTGAAGCGTATTACTGAACATGAG gaGGAGATTTCTATGGGAAGAAATGCAGATTTGCGCCCAAATATTCTTTTGCTTGGGCTTTCTCCATCAGAATATGTTCTTCGTGCACTTTCTAATGTCCACACAAATGATCTGGAGCAGACTTTGATG GCCCTCCCATTCTCAGATGCATTAAAGCTTTTATCTTACTTGAAGGACTGGGCCTCCATTCCTGATAAG ATTGAGCTTGTCTGCAGGGTTGCTACAGTGCTGTTGCAACTGCATCATTATCAGTTGATTTCTACTGTTGCTGCCAGACCTATCTTAACTCATCTGAAGGACATTCTTCATGCAAGAGTCAGG GAGTGCAAAGATACACTTGGTTTTAACCTTGCAGCAATGGATCATCTGAAG CAACTGATGGCTCAGAGATCAGAAGCACTCTTTATGGACGCAAAAGCTAGATTGTTAGAAATACGATCACAATATGCACGTCGCTTTGAAGCAAGATCAGAAACAAAgacagaaaagagaaaaaggaagaagcaGAAGAAATCTGATAGTGAACATGTTTGGTCCTGA
- the LOC140008308 gene encoding uncharacterized protein isoform X2: MQIISGHHSEIWSIDIDPEERYLVTGSTDPELRFYMIKHDFTRQEPLASEKKTVTSDKETSYENKWEVLKQFGEIQRQSKDRVATLRFNKSGNLLACQVAGKTVEIFRVLDESESKRKAKRRIHRKKEKKALKGAVEMENGDANVVAEDGSCPVVTVPDVFKLLQTLRASKKISSISFSPISSKSSLATLALSLNNNLLEIYSIESSSTTRTSTIELQGHRSDVRSVTLSSDNTLLMSTSHSAIKIWNPSTGSCLRTIDSGYGLCGLFVPGNKYAVIGTKGGTIEIVDVRSGTCVEVVEAHGGSVQSIASTPDGSGFITGSADHDVKFWEYQTIRKPGQDAKHLTVSPTRNLKMNDDVLVVAVSSDGKHIALALLDCTVKVFFMDSLKFFISLYGHKLPVLCMDISADGDLLVSGSADKNLKIWGLDFGDCHKSLFAHADSVMAVKFVRNTHYMFSVGKDRLVKYWDADKFELLLTLEGHHAEVWCLSVSNRGDYLVTGSHDRSIRRWDRTEEPFFIEEEKEKRLEEMFESDIDNPFENRYAPKEELPEDGATAIAGKKTQETLTATDSIIDALDMAEAELKRITEHEEEISMGRNADLRPNILLLGLSPSEYVLRALSNVHTNDLEQTLMALPFSDALKLLSYLKDWASIPDKIELVCRVATVLLQLHHYQLISTVAARPILTHLKDILHARVRECKDTLGFNLAAMDHLKQLMAQRSEALFMDAKARLLEIRSQYARRFEARSETKTEKRKRKKQKKSDSEHVWS; the protein is encoded by the exons ATGCAGATTATTAGCGGGCATCATAGTGAAATCTGGTCCATAGACATTGATCCTGAGGAGAGATATCTTGTCACTGGATCTACGGACCCTGAACTCCGCTTTTACATGATAAAGCATGATTTTACTAGACAAGAACCTTTGGCATCTGAAAAGAAAACTGTGACAAGTGATAAAGAGACCTCATATGAAAATAAATGGGAAGTCCTGAAGCAGTTTGGTGAAATTCAGCGACAGAGCAAGGACAGAGTTGCTACCTTGAGATTTAATAAGTCCGGAAATCTATTGGCATGTCAAGTTGCAGGAAAGACAGTGGAGATATTCCGTGTACTGGATGAGTCTGAATCTAAGCGTAAAGCAAAGAGGAGAATTCAtagaaagaaggagaaaaaagcTTTAAAAGGGGCAGTTGAGATGGAGAATGGTGATGCAAATGTCGTAGCAGAAGATGGAAGCTGTCCGGTTGTTACCGTCCCTGATGTATTTAAGCTTCTTCAAACTTTACGAGCTAGTAAGAAGATATCATCTATTTCTTTCTCTCCTATTAGCTCGAAGAGCTCACTGGCCACTTTAGCGTTGTCTTTGAATAATAACCTATTGGAAATTTATTCAATTGAAAGCAGTTCAACTACAAGAACTAGCACTATTGAGCTCCAAGGACATCGTTCTGACGTTAGGAGTGTCACACTTAGCTCTGACAACACTCTTTTGATGTCAACAAGTCATAGTGCAATCAAGATATGGAACCCCAGTACTGGTTCTTGCCTTCGTACTATTGATTCAGGATATGGACTATGTGGTCTTTTTGTTCCTGGTAACAAGTATGCAGTTATTGGTACAAAGGGTGGAACAATAGAAATTGTTGATGTACGAAGTGGTACATGTGTGGAGGTAGTTGAGGCGCATGGTGGTTCTGTTCAATCAATTGCTTCGACTCCAGATGGGAGTGGTTTTATTACTGGGAGTGCGGATCACGATGTTAAGTTCTGGGAGTACCAAACTATACGAAAACCTGGTCAA GATGCCAAGCATTTGACTGTATCTCCTACAAGGAACTTGAAAATGAATGATGATGTTCTTGTGGTGGCTGTCAGCAGTGATGGTAAACACATTGCTCTTGCCCTGTTGGACTGCACAGTTAAG GTATTTTTTATGGATTccctcaaatttttcatttcacTCTACGGTCACAAGCTTCCTGTGCTCTGCATGGATATTTCGGCTGATGGAGATCTACTTGTGAGTGGATCTGCagacaaaaatttgaaaatttggggATTGGATTTTGGTGACTGCCATAAGTCTCTTTTTGCTCATGCAGATAG TGTTATGGCAGTCAAATTTGTTCGCAATACCCATTACATGTTCAGTGTTGGGAAAGATCGTCTTGTGAAATACTGGGATGCTGACAAGTTTGAGTTACTTCTGACTCTTGAGGGTCACCATGCTGAGGTTTGGTGTCTTTCCGTCAGCAACCGTGGTGATTATCTTGTAACTGGATCCCATGACCGCTCCATACGGCGTTGGGATCGGACTGAAGAACCATTTTTCATTGAG gaagaaaaagaaaaacggtTGGAGGAGATGTTTGAATCTGACATTGACAACCCATTTGAGAACAGATATGCTCCAAAGGAAGAACTACCAGAAGATGGAGCAACAGCAATAGCAGGGAAGAAAACTCAAGAAACTTTGACTGCCACAGACTCCATTATTGATGCACTAGACATGGCTGAGGCAGAGCTGAAGCGTATTACTGAACATGAG gaGGAGATTTCTATGGGAAGAAATGCAGATTTGCGCCCAAATATTCTTTTGCTTGGGCTTTCTCCATCAGAATATGTTCTTCGTGCACTTTCTAATGTCCACACAAATGATCTGGAGCAGACTTTGATG GCCCTCCCATTCTCAGATGCATTAAAGCTTTTATCTTACTTGAAGGACTGGGCCTCCATTCCTGATAAG ATTGAGCTTGTCTGCAGGGTTGCTACAGTGCTGTTGCAACTGCATCATTATCAGTTGATTTCTACTGTTGCTGCCAGACCTATCTTAACTCATCTGAAGGACATTCTTCATGCAAGAGTCAGG GAGTGCAAAGATACACTTGGTTTTAACCTTGCAGCAATGGATCATCTGAAG CAACTGATGGCTCAGAGATCAGAAGCACTCTTTATGGACGCAAAAGCTAGATTGTTAGAAATACGATCACAATATGCACGTCGCTTTGAAGCAAGATCAGAAACAAAgacagaaaagagaaaaaggaagaagcaGAAGAAATCTGATAGTGAACATGTTTGGTCCTGA